The Elaeis guineensis isolate ETL-2024a chromosome 5, EG11, whole genome shotgun sequence DNA segment TTGATTGTTATAGCTGACGAGAGAGAGGATGATGCCCAGCCGTAGCGCCATCTTTCAATCAAGTCATATGGATAAGAAGGGCAAGCCGATGAACGCCACAATTGGGAGGATTTTTGTAAATAATAACTGGAGTATGATTAGCATGATTGGTATTATAGTATTTcttatgagattttatttgaatttataattataagAGCAGTTTAGATGCGCTTGCGAGTGAGGGCCCGGATATCTCTGACCCTCATGACCATTTATCTTGTGTCTTGAGACCTAAGCACTCTGGGAGGATTCGTTGCAGGCCCGGACATATGCTGATAAGCCACTGATCTGAGGCAAGCATCTCCTCACACACTTTCGAGATCATCAGTTGGGAGTAGCTTGATAAGCCCTTGGCACAGGCAGCTCTAGCTCATGAGCACACATCTTAGATTGAGGAGCGTGCATCTTAGCTACAGAGCATCATGTTCGCTATAGTGACACAGCTCTCCACTCATCTTGAAGCTGATTTTTCGAGCATTTAGAACATGTTGGCTAACATTTCAGCTCCAACCCCTCCAACTCCTACTCCCGTCCCTCTAGCTCCTGCTATAGCCCCTTTCGATCCTGCTTCAAACCCTCCTGGTGATGATGAGATGCTTGGAGagaaggattttgatttaaaagatttttgatatattttatttttatttaaaaaatattataatacaatttgatcagtaatacaatttgaatatttgagatatattcctgcattattattgagttttatgtGAAATTTTTGGTTCTTGCAAGTTTTAGTTTGAGTAATTAAATATTGAATTATGTCTATCAagtaaaaaatgataaatttaagtGGTTGGAAAGTTACTAACCATAAAAAAGGGCTATAGTAGTGGTTATGCAAAAAAACTGCTGCCATAGCATACGACAGTAGTTGCACAATCACTATTATATCCACACCAACTACTGCAGTGTTTTCATGCCAACTGCTGCCATAGATCTATGACAGTGGTTGACAAACTACTTCCATAGATCTATAGCAACAGTTGCACAACTGCTGTCATAGTCTATGGCAGTGGTTTTTTAGCTACTGCTATATAATCTAAAATAGTGGTTGCCCAATCGTTGCTATAGAAGCTATAGCAGTGGTtgaataaccactgctatagatgcTGTAGCAGCGGTTATCTAACCGCTACAATATtctctatagcagtggttgaaaAATTACTGTTATATTATAAGCTATAGCAGCGGTTGAATAACTACTGCTATACCTAGAATATGACAGTAGTTATATCAACCACTGCAACAATTGCTACCATAGACCTACGACGACGGTAATAGTGGCAGTGATTAAGGAACCACTGTCGTAGGCTATGACAATGGTTTTTTTGGCTATGGTGAACTATTGTCGTAGTCCTTTTTTGTAGTACTATATGGCGGCAAAAGCGGTGGCTTACCTCGTGTTGCTGCCGAAAGCAGGCTAGAGGTTTGGTCATCCTCGTTCGAGGGAAGGGAACAATGGCATATGCCAGCATGACCATCGAATGAGGGCTGGAGAAATGACCCAATCAACTTCAATAGAGAGAGGGAGGATAGCTGTGGGAGAACCTCTGTTCATCCTCTCCCATcttcttttatatttatttatttatttattttatttagcaATTATTTAAGATCCTTAACTACaggaaaattaattattagcgatggcatttagccatcgctaataaagaaTATTCTTGTAGtgctttcaaaataaataaataataaaatgtcACAAATCCTCTATGGAAATCGGGAATGGGTCCAGATCATGACAACTCCAATCACTAGCAAACGGTCAAAGGACGTGCGGCTCGACTACGTGCTCTTCACAGTAAATGGCATGGTGGTCGTTGATGGTCCATTGAACTACACGAACCTTTTCGATGCGATAATCGATGCGATGTACTCTATGTTGAAGAAGGTCGGTCATCCGAATGTCAGCATGGTAGCGTCAGAGATTGGGTGGCCGTCCATCAGCGGTGCGATCGGGGCGACAGTGGAGAATGCTATGACATATCATAACAGCATGGTGGCGCATGTGACCAGCAGCGTGGGGATGCCTAAGAGCCTGGGGAATGCAATAGAGACTAATATTTTTGCCATGTTTAATGAGGGCTTGAAGCCCGTTGGAGCAGAGCGAAACTTTGGGTTGTATCACCCCAATATGACTGAAGTGTACCATGTCAACTTTCCATGATCGTGGATAGGATAGGGGGCTAGTGAATATACATATAGTAAAATGGGGCGATGGTTAGATTTAGTTATTAGGAATAAACTAATAGGATTGTTATtcctatttgatttagttattataAGAAATACTTTTtactaatttaatcttaatcatgatcctacaaagaaaaaaatatgatcagATCTGAAGAAGCCTGATCCCCAGCTTGATAGCTCACAGCGGGAAGGGATAAGGCCGTGGGAAGGGCTGGATTAGACGTCACGGACTGATGCGAAACAGCCATCGACTATTGAGATGGATTGCAACCAACGAATGGCCGGTCTTATCTGCTATTAAGCCAAGTTAATACCGTCCAAATCTTCTAGATTTAAACTCTTTTTCCCTCTGTGATCAAGCCGCCACCTAAGCCCTCTTCCCACTATCTCTCCCTTACTTCCTTGTCTCCAGTGGCCGTCGTGTCACTATAATCGAGTTTCATGGCCCAAAGCCCTCTTTCTCTCCTATATGTTCTATTCTTGCCCTTGATCTATGCTTTGTTACCCTTTTGCTGCTAGAATCATTCACCACTAGCCATGACCCACTACTGCCACCACCTCCGATAAGCCCTCCACCCTCCTTGTTTCTTTTTTGGCTTTGGGTGTCGCCACCATGGCAACAAGGTGCAACgcccctttttcttctctctcgacTCCCCTGTGCATGGCTGGACTACTACCTATAGCCGCCACTAGCTGTGCCACCACCCCCGAGACACCTTGGTTGCACCACCATCAAACCccacctcttttcttcttctctctgtcCTCCCTTAAAGAGCCATAGGAAGGCTTTGTTTTGACATGggatagagagagggagagaaagagaagaagaaagagagggacacacagagagagagagataaatagaaagagagagagaacaggACTAAGACCCATTTCGATTAGGTCTAAAGTGATCTCTCGATGACCAATTTAGACCGCCTAGATCGAGGcccttgattggacctaaatcaagtgGATCTAGTCTAAAAATTCAATTGTTCTAGACCAAATATCTCTCTCCTTCTCATGTGGGTCAAGTCAGAttaaataaatcagattttaatTACTCTTCTCTTTGTACTTCTATTAATTGATCAAACTAAGCTTGACCAGTCTAATTTTTCTTTGATTAATgaaatagatctgatctagaaaTTTGATCTAGATTGAAAGAAGTGTGGATCTAAGGATCGGGCCATGAGTCAAAGGCTATGACTTTTGatctaagataataagttccatttatcattgagattttatttaatgtgtttcatgtattttcaaaataaaaattatgcaaaaattatagtatttaaaaaattaaaattttaaaaaattatgtatcatatgcataaaataaaaatcaaaattatggatcaagtatgGTGTTACCCTGACATGATTTTTAAATGAGATGATTCTTCTATGCTCTATGGTATTATGCTTGCATGAACTTTTGACCGAAAATTGTTTTATTATTGAAGTAAAATGTAAATatatatgttgaaaaatatgatgaaaataagTATATTggttattataaaatttatgagaaaaCTCTATGGTTAGACTATAATTTGGATCTAGTCAACAGGATTGATCATTGGCCATACAAttagaaaatagtttttcaagaccAGCCAGTCAAGGTTGATCACTCATAGAGTAATTAGTCCTTCTGGGCCTAGTTAGTCAAGACTGATAGCTGGCACACACTGATGcattatgtatttaattttgaagATTAATCTCTTTTTCCTATCACTGGGTTAATCATGGTCatataaatcaaaactaattcccTTTTGAGCCTAGCTAGTAGGGCTAAtcactagtacatactgatggatCGCATATTTTGTATTCAGGGGCTTGTCTCTTCTGCACCTTATCACAGGGTCAAAAATAGCCTCAGCCATCGAAGACTGAGAGGGATTTTATGTTTTACTATTATGCATGATATGTTTTTGAAAATTAaagtatattgatatatatatctGTAATGGTCAATTattatgtttagaaaaaaaatttaattattcttgatccatcagAGATGTTGAAAACTTACTGAACCCATAAAGCTCAttcctatttttctttctttttatccaGAAAAGCATATGGGGGCTGAGACCAAGCagtaaggagcataagatcttaaaggatatttatttaattttatttttgaataaatattttggaTTCTCAGAAgatatttgtttaattttatttttgaataaatgtTTTGGATTTTCTAGTAATCATCCTTATCAGTCATCAGTAAACTATTTTTTctattaaatcaataaattaaaaatttacttttatTACTACTACATgagttgggattgatatgattttATTTGAATGTGAAGGTAGTCCTTGAATGTCTTTAAAGGTTAAATCGTAAGGATTTGCAGCCGTCTTTGATGTGACCAGCTTAACCCTCGGTTCGAGGCATAACAGTTAATGTCAATATATATGGAAACACCACCATCTCACACAAATACTAATAAATGAAAATAGAACTCAAGAATTATTATATACAGAACAGAAACTGCCAAGCATTTCCAGTCAGTAATATTCCTACTTATCACTCGTAATGCTTATTAGCCACTTATACCATCAGGAAATATTGATGGCAGGtgtaagaaaatcaaaactttcaacattatcaacaaaaaatattaaatataaccaACAAGACACTGCATATCTCATCTGAGCATCACTAATTTTGAAGACTCCGACACGCACATAACCATTTATTATGCCGATGCCAACTGCAGGCTACTAATTGTTTCCTGATTCCTTATGGGCATTGGCAACCTTGTACAACTCCAGAGCTTGTAATGCTTATTCTCTAGAAAGCTTGCAATCCCCGCCTATAGAGCGTAAGGTCAAACCGTACTACTTGGAATGCAGCATTACTCGTGGATCTCCATGCCAATAATCCTTCGGACCACCCTAAGGCAGGCTTGATGCTTTCAATCCTCCATTAGAATCTTCTATTGAAGTTAGAGAATGAGCATGAAATGACATTCCTTCTTGTACACCAGCCCCATAGTCACCAGGGTCAAATTCATATGATGACGGTCGATGCTCAGAAGTGTTTGTGGTGAGTGTGCCCAGCAGTGGAGTAGAAGGCAGGTTCTTCTCATCGACAGTCTTCATAGGCCTCCTCAGTCTTCCCGGCCTCTGCTGCATGAGCTGACCCTCCTAGCATTCACACGGGCTTGGTTCTTCCATCTCCATTGGCAGATCTGCATGCTTGGCAGTTTTCTGAGGACTATGGCTTTGGAGGAGTTTTCTTTCGAGAATCTGATTTCTTCTGAGAAAAAGTTACAAAAGGTTCGCTAAGCCAAACACTTGCAAGAAGATTTAAAACttaggatatgatcattattttgtTCTTTGTTAGCATTCTAAGTAATTACAAAGATATT contains these protein-coding regions:
- the LOC105036328 gene encoding putative glucan endo-1,3-beta-glucosidase GVI is translated as MSQILYGNREWVQIMTTPITSKRSKDVRLDYVLFTVNGMVVVDGPLNYTNLFDAIIDAMYSMLKKVGHPNVSMVASEIGWPSISGAIGATVENAMTYHNSMVAHVTSSVGMPKSLGNAIETNIFAMFNEGLKPVGAERNFGLYHPNMTEVYHVNFP